One Miscanthus floridulus cultivar M001 chromosome 11, ASM1932011v1, whole genome shotgun sequence DNA window includes the following coding sequences:
- the LOC136493251 gene encoding transcription factor BHLH156-like — MESFYPSPFQTRAIYIRSSPVAVLASNPKSPAFPIPFPTRSTPPLEVLKHMDMEHQLLHLEHFMPSSPAGFFAVDSGQDPAHFPNGRLFVEQVGGATDDGGWVEDLMQLGEELFGGQADGDDVNGTGGMGNDHYQQWQCDDDGSPDGPPPSISLDGDTSPPSVEQGGAGEAGELASEPHHPHREDGDDVSGATRKRRDRSKTIVSERKRRVRMKERLYELRSLVPNITKMDKASIIADAVVYVKNLQVHARKLKEEVAALEARPMSPPSRQEQPQPQHGRRAGAAGRRQQQLERRDAGSGARVTHVGAAQVGEGRFFVTVECERRDGVAAPLCAAAESLACFRVESSSIGRSGPDRVVSTLTLKVMSQQVGDAAIGEASVKLWMMAALLKEGFRPEATVQIS; from the exons ATGGAATCCTTTTATCCTAGTCCGTTTCAGACCAGAGCTATATATATAAGGAGCTCGCCAGTTGCGGTCTTGGCCTCCAATCCAAAGTCACCAGCATTTCCAATCCCCTTTCCAACAAGATCAACACCACCACTTGAAGTCTTGAAGCATATGGACATGGAGCACCAGCTGCTGCACTTGGAGCACTTCATGCCCAGCAGCCCGGCGGGCTTCTTTGCCGTCGACAGCGGCCAAGACCCTGCCCATTTCCCAAACGGCAGGTTGTTCGTCGAGCAGGTCGGCGGCGCCACCGACGACGGCGGGTGGGTGGAGGACCTCATGCAGCTCGGCGAGGAGCTGTTCGGTGGCCAGGCCGATGGCGACGATGTCAATGGCACCGGCGGCATGGGCAACGATCACTACCAGCAGTGGCAGTGCGACGACGACGGCTCCCCGGATGGTCCGCCACCGAGCATATCCTTGGACGGCGACACGAGCCCCCCTTCTGTGGAGCAAGGCGGCGCCGGGGAGGCCGGGGAGCTCGCCTCCGAGCCGCACCACCCGCACCGCGAGGACGGCGACGACGTGTCCGGTGCGACGCGGAAGAGGAGGGACCGGTCTAAGACCATCGTGTCGGAGCGGAAGCGGAGGGTCCGGATGAAGGAGAGGCTCTACGAGCTTAGGTCGCTCGTCCCCAACATCACAAAG ATGGACAAGGCGTCCATCATCGCCGACGCGGTGGTGTACGTGAAGAACCTCCAGGTACacgccaggaagctcaaggaggaggtcgcGGCGCTGGAGGCCCGGCCGATGTCGCCGCCTAGCCGACAggagcagccgcagccgcagcacgGCCGCCGCGCGGGGGCAGCGGGCCGACGCCAGCAGCAGCTGGAGCGCCGCGACGCGGGCTCCGGCGCCCGGGTGACGCACGTGGGCGCGGCGCAGGTCGGCGAGGGCAGGTTCTTCGTGACGGTGGAGTGCGAGCGGCGGGACGGCGTGGCGGCGCCGCTGTGCGCGGCCGCTGAGTCGCTGGCGTGCTTCCGGGTCGAGAGCTCCAGCATCGGCCGGTCGGGCCCGGACCGCGTCGTGTCAACGCTCACGCTCAAG GTGATGAGTCAACAAGTAGGAGATGCAGCCATCGGCGAGGCCTCCGTGAAGCTTTGGATGATGGCGGCTCTTCTCAAGGAAGGCTTCCGACCCGAAGCGACGGTCCAGATCTCATGA
- the LOC136491762 gene encoding 26S proteasome non-ATPase regulatory subunit 11 homolog: MRVEARLAALLCKIMVNQADDVAGIISSKAGLKYLGPDVDAMKAVADAYSKRSLKYFETALRDYKSQLEEDPIVHRHLSSLYDTLLEQNLCRLIEPYSRVEIAHIAEMIELSVDHVEKKLPQMILDKKFAGTLEQGAGCLIIFEDPKTEEIFPATLETISNVVRSAKIMA; this comes from the coding sequence ATGCGTGTGGAGGCGAGGTTGGCGGCTCTCCTGTGCAAGATAATGGTTAACCAAGCTGATGATGTTGCAGGGATAATCTCATCTAAGGCTGGCCTAAAATATTTGGGTCCTGATGTTGATGCTATGAAGGCTGTTGCTGATGCATACTCTAAAAGATCTCTCAAGTATTTTGAAACTGCCCTTCGCGATTACAAGTCCCAACTGGAGGAGGACCCTATTGTCCATAGGCATCTTTCTTCTCTGTATGATACGCTCTTGGAGCAGAACCTCTGCAGGTTGATTGAGCCCTATTCAAGGGTGGAGATTGCTCATATAGCGGAGATGATTGAATTGTCGGTTGACCATGTTGAGAAGAAGCTGCCGCAGATGATCCTCGACAAGAAATTTGCTGGGACTCTAGAACAAGGTGCTGGCTGCCTCATTATCTTTGAGGATCCCAAGACGGAGGAAATCTTCCCTGCCACTCTCGAAACCATTTCGAATGTCGTGAGGTCGGCCAAGATCATGGCTTGA